A DNA window from Streptomyces sp. CA-278952 contains the following coding sequences:
- a CDS encoding SMI1/KNR4 family protein → MTAPISESWTRIENWLAEHAPTTYAALLPPADPADIAATERDIGHPLPRPLVTSLLRHDGLRDQGGELLPGFYRPIGARRIADEWRRLTYYYDRRTAEEIGDDEVDFDFMSGGSSSVLYGHPRLIPIARDVSGGYLVLDQRPEIDRGRIHQAEAVEGVRRGSHEVWASLPVLMETVAASLETGRPVEHFRPEVDEQQRLRWDVIPLPDGRAVGDRAVRQP, encoded by the coding sequence ATGACCGCACCGATCAGTGAGTCGTGGACGCGCATCGAGAACTGGCTGGCCGAGCACGCGCCGACGACCTACGCGGCGCTGCTGCCGCCCGCCGATCCGGCGGATATCGCCGCGACCGAACGGGACATCGGCCACCCGCTCCCGAGGCCCCTGGTGACGTCATTACTGCGGCACGACGGCCTCCGCGACCAGGGAGGGGAACTGCTGCCGGGGTTCTACAGGCCGATCGGCGCACGCCGGATCGCGGACGAGTGGCGGCGCCTCACCTACTACTACGACAGGCGCACGGCGGAGGAGATCGGGGACGACGAGGTGGACTTCGACTTCATGAGCGGGGGGTCCAGCAGCGTTCTCTACGGACATCCTCGGTTGATCCCCATCGCACGGGACGTGAGCGGGGGCTACCTCGTGCTGGACCAGCGCCCGGAGATCGACCGGGGGCGTATCCATCAAGCCGAGGCCGTGGAGGGCGTCAGGCGTGGATCCCATGAGGTGTGGGCGTCCCTGCCCGTGCTCATGGAGACCGTGGCCGCGTCGCTGGAGACCGGCCGGCCCGTCGAACACTTCAGGCCCGAGGTGGACGAGCAACAGCGGCTGCGGTGGGACGTCATACCGCTGCCCGACGGCCGGGCCGTGGGGGACCGGGCTGTGCGTCAGCCATGA
- a CDS encoding carbon-nitrogen hydrolase has translation MRLITAYNPPASPTRTRPAERAPLRVAAVQQRWHRDPAEHRAALLEGIRLAAAEGARVVCLQELTLSPYFAVVRRADHPGPAGPEELLTGPTFTFAAEAAREHGVYVHASLYEKAPAPGGEDDGLGYNTAILVAPDGTLAQRTRKTHIPVTEGYYEDDWFRPGPAGDDAFPLVTVDEARLGLPTCWDQWFPELARAYSLAGADVLVYPTAIGSEPGFPGFDSQPLWQKVITGNAIANATFMIVPNRIGAENGLTFYGSSFIVDPYGRVLAQAPRDEPAVLVADLDLDARRDWLELFPFLTTRRPDAYGPLTKTGRFTG, from the coding sequence ATGCGTCTGATCACCGCGTACAACCCGCCCGCTTCCCCGACCCGGACCCGCCCCGCCGAGCGCGCCCCCCTGCGCGTGGCGGCGGTCCAGCAGCGCTGGCACCGGGACCCCGCCGAGCACCGGGCCGCCCTGCTGGAGGGCATCCGGCTCGCCGCGGCCGAGGGCGCCCGCGTGGTCTGCCTCCAGGAGCTGACGCTGTCGCCGTACTTCGCCGTCGTGCGCCGGGCCGACCACCCCGGGCCCGCCGGGCCGGAGGAGCTGCTGACCGGCCCCACCTTCACCTTCGCGGCCGAGGCCGCCCGCGAGCACGGCGTGTACGTGCACGCCTCGCTGTACGAGAAGGCTCCGGCGCCCGGCGGTGAGGACGACGGCCTCGGCTACAACACCGCGATCCTCGTCGCCCCCGACGGCACCCTCGCCCAGCGCACCCGTAAGACCCACATCCCGGTCACCGAGGGGTATTACGAGGACGACTGGTTCCGCCCCGGTCCGGCGGGCGACGACGCCTTCCCGCTGGTCACGGTCGACGAGGCCCGTCTCGGCCTGCCGACCTGCTGGGACCAGTGGTTCCCGGAGCTGGCGCGCGCCTACTCGCTCGCCGGGGCCGACGTCCTCGTCTACCCGACCGCCATCGGCTCCGAGCCCGGCTTCCCCGGCTTCGACTCCCAGCCGCTCTGGCAGAAGGTGATCACCGGGAACGCCATCGCCAACGCCACCTTCATGATCGTGCCGAACCGCATCGGCGCGGAGAACGGCCTCACCTTCTACGGCAGCTCCTTCATCGTGGACCCGTACGGCCGCGTCCTGGCCCAGGCCCCGCGCGACGAGCCCGCCGTGCTGGTCGCCGATCTCGATCTCGACGCCCGCCGCGACTGGCTGGAGCTGTTCCCGTTCCTGACCACCCGCCGCCCGGACGCGTACGGCCCGCTCACGAAGACCGGCCGCTTCACCGGGTGA
- a CDS encoding ArsR/SmtB family transcription factor, with translation MGCWEVNADTVASSRFVVSPLCETIASLIALERETPAHTAERRWLDRHGPAYRERLTADPVTALLVRVALGRYRWIADFVTPVPFREGETQGGAEFHDELARIRETPADTARTDLEIAHRGPLPGPLLRADLPERIADLLEWVWRETVAPDWSRRRRVIEADVVARTRQLSQQGWAAALDGMHPEMRWLGSNRLQINTRAFPPRQLMGAQLLFVPVTARRGWISTDRPDSRGAVHRNAVVYPCSGTLAEQERTAAPEALARLLGAGRASVLMLLDSPMSTTHLVAMTGQGLGSVGRHFKVLLDAGLVGRRRAGRSVLYYRTSIGDGLVRAQDSALDSAPWARA, from the coding sequence TTGGGCTGCTGGGAAGTCAACGCGGATACGGTCGCGAGCAGCCGGTTCGTCGTATCGCCCCTCTGCGAGACGATCGCGAGCCTGATCGCCCTGGAGAGGGAAACCCCCGCGCACACCGCCGAGCGCCGCTGGCTGGACAGACACGGACCCGCCTACCGTGAGCGGCTGACCGCCGATCCGGTCACCGCCCTGCTGGTACGTGTCGCCCTGGGCAGGTATCGGTGGATCGCCGACTTCGTGACGCCGGTGCCGTTCCGGGAGGGTGAAACGCAGGGCGGTGCGGAGTTCCATGACGAGTTGGCGCGGATCCGTGAGACGCCGGCCGACACCGCACGCACCGACCTGGAGATCGCCCACCGGGGTCCGCTGCCGGGCCCGTTGCTGCGCGCCGATCTGCCGGAGCGCATCGCCGACCTGCTGGAGTGGGTGTGGCGGGAGACCGTTGCGCCCGACTGGTCGCGACGACGGCGCGTCATCGAGGCCGATGTGGTCGCGCGTACACGCCAGTTGAGCCAACAGGGCTGGGCAGCGGCTCTGGACGGCATGCACCCGGAGATGCGATGGCTGGGCAGCAACCGGCTGCAGATCAACACTCGCGCCTTCCCGCCCCGGCAACTCATGGGCGCACAGCTGCTGTTCGTGCCGGTCACGGCGCGCAGGGGGTGGATCTCCACGGACCGCCCGGACTCCCGCGGCGCGGTCCACCGCAACGCCGTGGTGTACCCCTGCTCGGGCACGCTGGCGGAGCAGGAGCGAACCGCCGCTCCGGAGGCACTGGCCAGGCTGCTCGGTGCCGGGCGGGCGAGCGTTCTGATGCTCCTGGACAGCCCGATGAGCACGACGCACCTGGTGGCGATGACGGGCCAGGGCCTCGGTTCGGTGGGACGCCACTTCAAGGTGCTCCTGGATGCCGGGCTGGTCGGCCGGCGCCGTGCGGGGCGGTCCGTGCTCTACTACCGCACCTCTATCGGCGACGGGCTGGTGCGGGCGCAGGACTCCGCCCTCGACTCCGCTCCCTGGGCGAGGGCCTGA
- a CDS encoding DUF4287 domain-containing protein encodes MTDAVKGPASYFPSIEKKYGRPVSEWKDLIRASPLTSHMELVAWLKSDHGLGHGHANALVAHTLAEGRAR; translated from the coding sequence ATGACCGACGCCGTGAAGGGCCCTGCCAGCTACTTCCCCTCGATCGAGAAGAAGTACGGCCGCCCGGTCTCCGAGTGGAAGGACCTCATCCGCGCCTCCCCGCTGACCAGCCACATGGAGCTGGTCGCCTGGCTCAAGTCCGACCACGGACTGGGCCACGGCCACGCGAACGCCCTGGTCGCGCACACCCTTGCCGAGGGCAGGGCTCGCTGA
- a CDS encoding polysaccharide deacetylase family protein: MGKHKGRAWHSRLLAAALGGTALAAATSVWTAQADTTGGRPSGSVASPDERDRPVAKVAADIAHASDRGDRGVNITIDDGPDPVWTPQVLRLLKDEGVKATFCMVGTQARAYPDLVKQVVADGHRLCNHTVSHDTAMDTKSEAYQSQQILDAERMIIKASGGVRSQYYRAPGGAFTPYSRQLAASHGMRPLGWNVDTKDFQQPGADTMVATVKREISNGPTVLFHDAGGERSQTLAALREALPWLEEQGYSFGFPVR; the protein is encoded by the coding sequence ATGGGCAAGCACAAGGGAAGGGCATGGCACAGCCGGCTCCTCGCGGCGGCGCTCGGCGGGACGGCGCTGGCCGCCGCCACCTCGGTATGGACCGCACAGGCCGACACCACCGGGGGGCGGCCGTCGGGAAGTGTCGCCTCGCCGGACGAGCGGGACCGGCCGGTGGCCAAGGTGGCGGCGGACATCGCGCACGCCTCGGACCGCGGGGACCGGGGCGTCAACATCACCATCGACGACGGACCGGACCCCGTCTGGACGCCGCAGGTGCTGCGCCTGCTGAAGGACGAAGGCGTGAAGGCCACGTTCTGCATGGTGGGCACCCAGGCCCGGGCGTACCCGGACCTGGTCAAGCAGGTCGTGGCGGACGGCCACCGGCTGTGCAACCACACGGTCTCGCACGACACCGCCATGGACACCAAGTCCGAGGCCTACCAGTCGCAGCAGATCCTGGACGCCGAACGCATGATCATCAAGGCGTCCGGAGGCGTGCGGTCGCAGTACTACCGGGCCCCGGGCGGCGCCTTCACCCCGTACAGCCGACAGCTCGCCGCGTCCCACGGGATGCGACCGCTGGGCTGGAACGTCGACACCAAGGACTTCCAACAGCCCGGCGCGGACACCATGGTCGCCACCGTCAAGCGCGAGATCTCGAACGGGCCGACCGTCCTCTTCCACGACGCGGGCGGGGAACGCTCCCAGACGTTGGCCGCTCTGCGCGAGGCCCTGCCCTGGCTGGAGGAGCAGGGCTACTCCTTCGGATTCCCCGTGCGTTGA
- a CDS encoding DUF742 domain-containing protein — MTAPGEEQQVSSGFVRSYVITGGRGLPDADDLSLVTLVTLAPDRQPPPSQSPEVKAIWELCSGGYLSVAEVAGHLGLPVGVARLLLQDLNQQGHLLRRKAPPPAQLVDRKILEEVLHGLQVRFG, encoded by the coding sequence ATGACGGCGCCGGGCGAGGAGCAGCAGGTCAGCAGCGGGTTCGTCCGGTCCTACGTCATCACCGGCGGACGGGGCCTGCCCGACGCGGACGACCTCTCCCTGGTCACCCTGGTCACCCTCGCGCCCGACCGCCAGCCGCCCCCGAGCCAGAGCCCCGAGGTCAAGGCGATCTGGGAGCTGTGCTCCGGCGGCTATCTGTCGGTGGCCGAGGTCGCCGGCCACCTCGGCCTGCCGGTCGGGGTGGCCCGTCTCCTGCTCCAGGATTTAAACCAGCAGGGACACCTGCTGCGCCGGAAGGCGCCGCCGCCTGCCCAGCTCGTTGACAGGAAGATCCTCGAAGAGGTGTTGCATGGACTACAAGTCCGTTTCGGCTGA
- a CDS encoding ATP-binding protein → MTFPQGPVIWALVVVALVAVGAVLRARATNVKLRRHHAELRQERDALLHQRDELHVVHNGLLQRQSTELAEVRKDAEEETKAVLKAAVRTLQGLADEQQVVIEKAQRKYGDDPGILADLMAMDHANSQFGRRAQGIAVLCGGWLGRRETVASVFDVARSAQGRIRHFDRVRVNGQVNFSVVSRAVEPVAVVLAELLANATNYSAPGTPVEINIQAVPTGVCLIVDDAGLGMGQEEKDRAAALLSPQAAISVSSLGIPPQFGFAVSGMLAARYGFRVSVDSVSPYGGVRAVVLIPDELLTTEAPPTAAPVEAPEAAALPHPPQEQRVRQADQWQAPAPAPTPLFPPAPQQPDTATQPLAQITTTPGGLPKRRRKSPVSAVPSAEPEPVRSNEETASRLGAFQRGTRSGRDTTTTEGPEFQ, encoded by the coding sequence ATGACATTTCCACAGGGCCCCGTCATCTGGGCGCTGGTTGTCGTAGCACTGGTCGCCGTGGGTGCCGTTCTGCGGGCTCGCGCGACCAACGTCAAGCTCCGCAGACACCATGCGGAGCTGCGCCAGGAGCGCGATGCGCTCCTGCACCAACGGGACGAACTCCACGTCGTCCACAACGGTCTGCTCCAGCGTCAGTCCACCGAGCTGGCGGAGGTCCGCAAGGACGCCGAGGAGGAGACCAAGGCCGTCCTCAAGGCCGCCGTCCGCACCCTCCAGGGCCTCGCGGACGAACAGCAGGTCGTGATCGAGAAGGCCCAGCGCAAGTACGGCGACGACCCCGGGATCCTCGCCGACCTGATGGCCATGGACCACGCCAACAGCCAGTTCGGCCGGCGCGCCCAGGGCATCGCCGTGCTCTGCGGCGGCTGGCTCGGCCGGCGCGAGACCGTGGCCTCCGTCTTCGACGTGGCCCGCAGCGCCCAGGGCCGTATCCGGCACTTCGACCGGGTCCGGGTCAACGGCCAGGTGAACTTCTCCGTCGTGAGCCGGGCCGTCGAGCCGGTCGCCGTGGTCCTCGCCGAGCTGCTCGCCAACGCCACGAACTACTCCGCCCCCGGCACCCCGGTCGAGATCAACATCCAGGCCGTGCCGACGGGCGTCTGCCTCATCGTCGACGACGCCGGCCTCGGCATGGGCCAGGAGGAGAAGGACCGCGCGGCGGCACTCCTCTCCCCCCAGGCCGCGATCAGCGTCTCCAGCCTGGGCATCCCGCCGCAGTTCGGGTTCGCCGTCTCCGGGATGCTCGCCGCCCGCTACGGCTTCCGGGTCTCGGTGGACTCCGTTTCCCCCTATGGAGGCGTACGCGCGGTGGTCCTCATCCCCGACGAACTGCTCACCACCGAGGCGCCGCCCACCGCGGCGCCCGTCGAAGCCCCCGAAGCGGCGGCCCTTCCCCACCCGCCGCAGGAGCAGCGGGTGCGGCAGGCCGACCAGTGGCAGGCCCCGGCTCCGGCGCCCACCCCGCTCTTCCCGCCCGCCCCGCAGCAGCCCGACACCGCCACCCAGCCGCTGGCCCAGATCACCACCACCCCCGGAGGGCTGCCGAAGCGTCGTCGTAAGAGCCCGGTCTCCGCGGTGCCATCGGCGGAACCGGAGCCCGTGCGCAGCAACGAGGAGACCGCCTCCCGACTGGGCGCGTTCCAGCGCGGCACCCGGTCGGGACGCGACACGACGACGACGGAAGGACCCGAGTTCCAGTGA
- a CDS encoding NADH:flavin oxidoreductase — MTTGVATGVATGETGTAARAADALSRPFTVRGLTSRNRIAMAPMTRQFSPDGVPGQDVADYYTRRAAGDVGLIITEGTYVDHESAGTSDRVPRFHGEAALAGWADVADSVHRAGGAIIPQLWHVGVTRTEGAGPVPDAEPVGPSGLSLSGEPKGRAMTQQDLDDVIAAFADAAAAAERLGFDGIELHGAHGYLIDQFLWSGSNRRTDAYGGDLVSRTRFAAEIVAACRAAVSDAFPLFFRMSQWKMDSYEAKLAGTPEELEALLTPLAEAGVDVFHASTRRYWLPEFEGSDLNLAGWVKKISGRPTLTVGSVGLDGDFFSAFQGNDSKVTGIEQLLDRLERDEFDMVAVGRALIADPEWAAKTLHGRAADITPFTAEMLTTLR, encoded by the coding sequence ATGACCACCGGCGTGGCGACCGGCGTGGCGACCGGCGAGACAGGGACGGCAGCCCGCGCGGCGGACGCCCTCTCCCGCCCGTTCACCGTCCGCGGGCTCACCAGCCGGAACCGGATCGCGATGGCGCCCATGACCCGGCAGTTCTCCCCGGACGGCGTGCCGGGACAGGACGTGGCGGACTACTACACCCGGCGAGCCGCCGGTGACGTCGGGCTGATCATCACCGAGGGCACCTACGTCGACCACGAGTCCGCGGGAACCAGCGACCGGGTCCCGCGCTTCCACGGCGAGGCGGCGCTCGCGGGCTGGGCAGACGTGGCGGACTCCGTGCACCGCGCGGGCGGCGCGATCATCCCGCAGCTCTGGCACGTGGGCGTCACCCGCACCGAAGGCGCCGGGCCCGTACCGGACGCCGAGCCGGTCGGCCCCTCGGGCCTGTCCCTGAGCGGCGAGCCCAAGGGGCGCGCCATGACACAGCAGGACCTCGACGACGTCATCGCCGCCTTCGCCGACGCGGCGGCGGCCGCCGAACGCCTCGGCTTCGACGGCATCGAACTGCACGGGGCCCACGGCTACTTGATCGACCAGTTCCTGTGGTCCGGAAGCAACCGGCGTACCGACGCCTACGGTGGCGACCTGGTCTCCCGGACCCGTTTCGCGGCCGAGATCGTCGCGGCCTGCCGCGCCGCCGTCTCGGACGCCTTTCCTCTCTTCTTCCGGATGTCCCAGTGGAAGATGGACTCCTACGAGGCGAAGCTCGCCGGGACGCCGGAGGAGCTGGAGGCCCTGCTCACGCCGCTGGCCGAGGCCGGTGTCGACGTCTTCCACGCGTCCACCCGCCGCTACTGGCTGCCGGAGTTCGAGGGCAGCGACCTGAACCTGGCCGGGTGGGTGAAGAAGATCAGCGGCAGGCCGACCCTCACCGTCGGATCGGTCGGCCTGGACGGCGACTTCTTCAGCGCCTTCCAGGGCAACGACTCCAAGGTCACCGGCATCGAGCAGCTGCTGGACCGGCTGGAGCGCGACGAGTTCGACATGGTCGCCGTCGGCCGGGCGCTGATCGCCGACCCGGAGTGGGCGGCGAAGACCCTGCACGGACGCGCTGCGGACATCACCCCGTTCACCGCGGAGATGCTGACGACCCTGCGCTGA
- a CDS encoding GTP-binding protein translates to MDYKSVSAESIYVPDAVQRAAKILVVGHFAVGKTTLIGTLSEITPLRTEERMTQAAAQVDDLRGAPDKKTTTVALDFGRLTLSDELVLYLFGTPGQQRFVELWEDMARGSLGALLLVDPARLADTFPVIDLVETYGLEYAVAVNSFDPYSQHAENELREALDLLPDTPVVFCDARDQNSSAQALIILVRHLLAHAA, encoded by the coding sequence ATGGACTACAAGTCCGTTTCGGCTGAGAGCATCTATGTGCCGGACGCGGTGCAGCGCGCGGCGAAGATCCTCGTCGTCGGGCACTTCGCCGTGGGCAAGACGACGCTGATCGGCACACTGTCCGAGATCACCCCGCTGCGCACCGAGGAGCGGATGACGCAGGCCGCGGCCCAGGTCGACGATCTGCGCGGCGCCCCCGACAAGAAGACGACGACGGTCGCTCTGGACTTCGGACGCCTGACGCTCAGCGACGAACTGGTCCTGTACCTGTTCGGCACGCCGGGCCAGCAGCGGTTCGTGGAGCTGTGGGAGGACATGGCGCGCGGCTCGCTGGGCGCGCTGCTCCTGGTCGACCCGGCGCGGCTGGCCGATACGTTCCCCGTCATCGACCTGGTCGAGACGTACGGGCTGGAGTACGCGGTCGCCGTCAACAGCTTCGACCCGTACTCGCAGCACGCCGAGAACGAACTGCGCGAGGCGCTCGACCTGCTGCCGGACACCCCGGTCGTCTTCTGCGACGCCCGGGACCAGAACTCCTCCGCACAGGCCCTGATCATCCTCGTCCGCCATCTTCTCGCGCACGCGGCCTGA
- a CDS encoding MFS transporter, producing the protein MRTYQELFRTPEFSPLLSATAAHVAAQTISRTAIGTLVHDATGSPFLTALSMFGPLLAQIIGATFLLSATDRLPPRAATTGLALFFATATTALALPGLSIATIFAILAVQGMLGSVGGGVRYGLLTEIVPAEGYRLGRSVLNMSAGTLQIFGYAVGAVLVNVLTPRGALLAGAALFVVAASVARIGLTSRPPRAQGRPSVRDTWRGNARLWASKPRRRVYLALWVPNGLVVGCESLFVSHAPHHAGLLFASAGVGMLAGDTLTGRFLPPRWRDRLGAPPLLLLLLAAPYLIFVLHPALPVALAAVTLASVGFSANLLLQERLMTMVPGELRGHAFGLHHSGMFTMQGVAAATAGGLAQFTSPATAMTVMAAASVAVTLALTPGLRHAGPPAGAVPAEHVPSEDAPTGVGADRGTRHPATE; encoded by the coding sequence ATGCGCACCTACCAGGAGCTTTTCAGGACTCCGGAGTTCTCCCCGCTGCTCTCGGCCACCGCCGCGCACGTGGCGGCACAGACGATCAGCAGAACGGCCATCGGCACCCTCGTCCACGACGCGACGGGCTCACCGTTCCTCACCGCCCTCAGTATGTTCGGCCCGTTGCTGGCGCAGATCATCGGTGCGACCTTCCTGCTGTCGGCGACGGACCGTCTGCCGCCGCGCGCCGCCACCACCGGCCTGGCACTCTTCTTCGCGACGGCCACCACCGCCCTGGCCCTGCCCGGCCTGTCCATCGCGACGATCTTCGCGATCCTGGCGGTGCAGGGCATGCTCGGCTCGGTCGGCGGCGGGGTGCGCTACGGACTGCTCACCGAGATCGTCCCCGCGGAGGGCTACCGGCTCGGCCGTTCGGTGCTCAACATGAGCGCGGGAACCCTGCAGATCTTCGGGTACGCCGTCGGCGCCGTGCTCGTCAACGTCCTGACGCCTCGCGGGGCCCTGCTGGCAGGCGCCGCGCTCTTCGTCGTGGCCGCGTCCGTCGCCCGCATCGGTCTCACGAGCCGGCCGCCGCGCGCGCAGGGGCGTCCGTCCGTGCGGGACACCTGGCGGGGCAACGCCCGCCTGTGGGCGTCGAAGCCGCGGCGCCGCGTCTACCTGGCGCTGTGGGTGCCCAACGGTCTCGTCGTCGGCTGCGAGTCGCTCTTCGTCTCCCACGCCCCCCACCACGCGGGGCTCCTGTTCGCCTCCGCCGGGGTGGGCATGCTGGCGGGAGACACGTTGACGGGTCGCTTCCTGCCCCCGCGGTGGCGCGACAGACTCGGTGCGCCACCTCTGCTGTTGCTGCTGCTCGCCGCCCCCTACCTGATCTTCGTCCTGCACCCGGCGCTGCCCGTGGCCCTCGCCGCCGTGACCCTCGCCTCGGTCGGCTTCTCCGCCAACCTGCTGCTTCAGGAACGCCTGATGACCATGGTCCCGGGCGAGCTGAGGGGACACGCCTTCGGACTGCACCACTCGGGGATGTTCACCATGCAGGGCGTCGCGGCGGCGACCGCCGGCGGCCTCGCGCAGTTCACGTCGCCGGCGACCGCCATGACCGTGATGGCCGCCGCCTCCGTCGCCGTCACCCTCGCTCTCACGCCCGGGCTCCGGCACGCTGGGCCGCCGGCCGGGGCTGTGCCGGCCGAGCACGTGCCCTCCGAAGACGCACCGACCGGGGTCGGCGCCGACCGCGGAACGCGGCATCCGGCCACGGAATAG
- a CDS encoding roadblock/LC7 domain-containing protein, with product MNPDLSWVLNDLLQVPGARHAILVSADGLLLANSSEIGRDDAETVAAAMSSMQSLSRAVAPFIGTREPGRWRQTLLEYEDGWIFLIAAGTGAYLAATAAAEVDMEAMSFRMQQQVTALGKAMTTPPRQNASSEI from the coding sequence GTGAACCCCGATCTGTCCTGGGTGCTCAACGACCTGCTCCAGGTGCCCGGCGCCCGGCACGCGATCCTGGTGTCCGCCGACGGCCTGCTGCTCGCCAACTCCAGCGAGATCGGCCGGGACGACGCGGAGACCGTCGCCGCGGCGATGAGCTCCATGCAGTCCCTCAGCCGGGCCGTCGCCCCCTTCATCGGGACCCGTGAACCGGGCCGCTGGCGGCAGACGCTCCTGGAGTACGAGGACGGCTGGATCTTCCTGATCGCCGCCGGCACCGGCGCCTACCTGGCCGCCACCGCCGCCGCCGAGGTGGATATGGAAGCGATGTCCTTCCGGATGCAGCAGCAGGTCACCGCACTGGGGAAGGCGATGACCACGCCGCCCCGCCAGAACGCGAGCAGCGAGATATGA
- a CDS encoding LacI family DNA-binding transcriptional regulator, with translation MTSRTVTLLDVARAAGVSKSTVSDALQGSGRVAEATRDRVRAVAEQLGYRPNSAARRLRRASTGAVGLHLPTTATRLDYYMNLAFGAVERAQEDGLDMVLLAPSAAAGGRIASRVDGLLVIDPEAGDSAVPGLLEAGVPVVTGERYLGPATGPSGAVVCDNAASLTALLDHVTEHGARRPALLAPSGSSAWATALRATAGSWGRAHGVAVTLRTVPFAATPAEAEAATRELLAADPAVDAVICAPDGSAPGVLRAAAALGRKVGGSGGTYPGAAPTGTHRGGVLDGNDPSGTPTGTHPSGVPATNDPGAPPGGGLLVASCVDGTATRGAQPPVTAVDLRPAAYGRACAELLCDILGGRAAPDTVRLHAWTLETRASTASTG, from the coding sequence GTGACCTCCCGGACCGTGACCCTGCTCGATGTCGCCCGCGCCGCCGGGGTCTCCAAGAGCACCGTCTCCGACGCGCTCCAGGGCTCGGGGCGGGTCGCGGAAGCCACCCGGGACCGGGTCCGCGCGGTCGCGGAGCAGCTCGGCTACCGCCCCAACAGCGCCGCCCGGCGGCTGCGCCGCGCCAGCACCGGAGCCGTCGGGCTGCATCTGCCGACGACCGCGACCCGGCTGGACTACTACATGAACCTCGCCTTCGGGGCGGTCGAGCGCGCCCAGGAGGACGGGCTCGACATGGTGCTGCTCGCCCCCTCGGCGGCGGCGGGCGGGCGGATCGCCTCACGCGTCGACGGCCTGCTGGTGATCGACCCCGAGGCCGGCGACAGCGCGGTGCCGGGGCTGCTCGAAGCGGGCGTCCCGGTGGTGACCGGCGAGCGCTACCTCGGCCCGGCCACCGGCCCCAGCGGCGCCGTGGTCTGCGACAACGCCGCCTCGCTGACCGCCCTCCTCGACCATGTCACCGAGCACGGCGCCCGCCGCCCCGCACTCCTCGCCCCGTCCGGCTCCTCCGCCTGGGCGACCGCCCTGCGCGCGACGGCCGGATCCTGGGGGCGGGCCCACGGGGTGGCGGTGACCCTGCGCACCGTGCCCTTCGCCGCGACCCCGGCCGAGGCCGAGGCGGCCACCCGGGAACTGCTCGCCGCCGACCCCGCCGTGGACGCCGTGATCTGCGCCCCCGACGGCTCGGCCCCCGGCGTCCTGCGCGCGGCGGCGGCCCTCGGCCGGAAGGTCGGGGGGAGCGGCGGAACCTACCCGGGCGCCGCACCCACCGGAACCCACCGGGGCGGCGTACTCGACGGAAACGACCCGAGCGGCACACCCACCGGAACCCACCCGAGCGGCGTACCCGCCACAAACGACCCGGGCGCCCCGCCCGGAGGTGGCCTCCTCGTCGCGTCCTGCGTCGACGGCACCGCCACCCGGGGCGCGCAGCCGCCCGTCACCGCCGTCGACCTGCGCCCCGCCGCGTACGGCCGCGCCTGCGCCGAGCTGCTCTGCGACATCCTCGGGGGCCGCGCGGCCCCCGACACCGTCCGCCTGCACGCCTGGACCCTGGAGACCCGCGCGTCGACAGCGTCGACGGGCTGA